DNA from Brachyspira aalborgi:
TTTAAACCAGGGGAAATAATTTATAACGATAAAATCGAAATGAAAAATGTTTTAATCAATGGCAAATTAATTGAAAATAATCAAAAAGCTAAAGAAGATAAAAAGAAATTAGAAAAAATTAAAAGAATTAAAAAAACTTAATGAAAATTATTTTATAAAGAAAAGTAATTATAAAAATTTTCTGTTATCTTTTAATTCTTCTTTTTCTCTTATATCTTTTAATATTTCTTTTATTTTTGAATCTTTATTATCAGAATATATTAAAAGCGCTCCGTTAGATTTTACTATAGTTAAATTGTTTATTCCGTCAACGGTTATAAAATCTTTATCATCGTTTATTATTATATTATTTTTAGATTCTTTAATATAAGCGTTTCCTATAATAACATTATTATCTTTATCTTTTTTATATATTCTTCCAAGAGCCGAAAAAGCTCCTAAATCGTCCCAAAAAAATTCGGCTTTTATGCAAATAATATCTTTTAATTTTTCCATAATTCCAAAGTCGAAAGATATTTTTTCTATTTTTGCAAATATTCCTTTTGCCAAATGCAATTTTTCTTTATTTCTTATATTATTAAAAGCCTCGATAACTTTATTATAAGTGTCTGGCATTAAAGATTTTACCGCTTCTAAAACGCTTTCTATATCCCAAATAAACATTCCGCTGTTCCATAAATAATTTCCGTCTTCCAAAAATTTTTTAGCGTTTTCTAAATTAGGTTTCTCTACAAATCTTTCAACTTTAAACTCGTTATCTTTAATATTATCTATCAATTTGATATAGCCGTATCCCGTTTCCGCTCTGTTTGGTTTAATTCCTATAATGACGGTTTTTTTAGTTTTTGAAGTAACCTCAACCGCTTCTTCTAAAGTTTTTGTAAATAAATCTTCTTCTTTTATAATAGGGTCCGCGGGAAGTATAGCTATAATTGAATTACCGATTCTTTCTTTTATTGTTAAAACGCCTAAAGTAACCGCCGCCGCCGTGTCGCGTCCTAAAGGTTCGTATATTATATTTTCTTCTTTAAAACTTGGTATATATTTATTAAAAGCATTTTTATATCTTATTCCCGTTATGATAAAAATATTTTCTTCGTTAGTTATTTTTAAAGCTCTCGATATAGTTTTTTCTATTAAAGATTTATTATCTCCGATTCTTAAAAATTGTTTAGGTTTATTTTCTCTGCTTAATGGCCAAAGTCTTTCTCCTATTCCTCCCGCCATTATAAGAACGGATTTTTTCATAATTAACGCTCCGTATTACTTTTAAAGTCTTTCAACTTCGTCATTATAATAAACGGTATTTATTCTCTTTATAGATAATGCTCTTCCCGAATCTATATCGACTTGCACTATAATTCCGTTAATCATAGGCGAAGTAGTTTCAACCTCAAATCTATGCGGGATTTTAGAAACGAATCTTGAAACTGCGGCTTCTTTTTTCATTCCTATAACCGAATCATAGCTTCCGCACATTCCCAAATCGGAAATATAAGCGGTGAAAGAAGATAATATTTTTTCATCGGCGGTTTGAACATGAGTATGAGTTCCAAATATGCAGCTAACCTGTCCTTCCAAATAATAAGAAAAAGCTATTTTTTCGGCTGTCGCTTCCGCATGAAAATCTATAAATATAATATTCGTTTTTTCTTTAATATGTTTAATAGCGATATTCGATTTTTTAAATGGGCAATCTAAAGCGTCCATAAAAGTTCTGCCCATAAGATTTATTACTCCAATTTTGCAGTCGAATATATCGTAAATATAATAACCTAATCCAGGCGATTCGTTAGGATAATTATAAGGACGCAATAATCTATTTTCAAATCCTATTAAAGCGAAAACATCTCTATTATTCCAAATATGATTTCCCGAAGTTAAAACATTTACGCCCGAATTAAATAATTCCGCCGCCGTATCTCTAGTAATTCCTATACCGTTGGCGGCGTTCTCTCCGTTAGCTATTACAAAATCTATATCATGTTCTAATTTTATCTCTTCCAAATGCCTTCTAACGGCATATCGTCCCGTGATTCCTATAATATCTCCAAGACATAATATATTTTTTACAGACATATTTAAAACCTTTATCCTATAAATTTTATAATAATAAAAGATTACCTAGCTACTTCAACCGCTCTCGTCTCTCTTATAACAGTAACCCTTATTACACCTGGATATTTTAATTCGTCTTCAATTCTTTTCGCTATATCTCTCGCTATCTGTTTTGCTTGAGCGTCATCGACTATATCGCTTTTAGCCATAACTCTTAATTCTCTACCCGCCTGAATCGCGAAAGATTTTTCAACTCCGTCTATACTGTCCGCTATCTTTTCCAAATTATCCAATCTTTTAATATAATTTTCAAAAGACTCCATTCTAGCTCCAGGTCTTGCGGCGCTTATCGCATCCGCAGCCTTAACTATAACCGCTTCAACCGTTTGAGTTCCAACATCGTTATGATGCGCTCTTATAGAGTTGACTATCTCTTCTTTCTCTCCGCATCTTTTAGCCAAATCAGCTCCAGACATTGCATGAGAGCCTTCGCCTTCAACTTCTATTGCCTTTCCAATATCATGCAAAAAAGCGCCTCTCTTTGCCATTTCTACATCCGCTCCAATTTCAGCCGCTATCATAGCCGCAATATTTGCAACCTCTTTGCTATGAAGAAGCATATTCTGTCCATAGCTCGTTCTATATTGCAATCTTCCCATATGTCTAACTAACTCATGATGCATAGCCGTAAGATTTAAATCTGCAATAGCATTTTCTCCCGCGCTTATAATAGAATCTTCAACTTCTTTTCTCGTCTTCTCAACGACTTCTTCTATTCTTGCAGGATGTATTCTTCCATCTAAAATAAGTTTTTCCAACGAAACTTTAGCTATATGTTTTCTCACAGGGTCAAAGCATGAAATTACAACCGCTTCGGGAGTATCGTCTATAATAATATCCACTCCCGTTAAAGTTTCAAGCATTCTTATATTTCTGCCCTCTCTTCCGATTATTCTTCCTTTCATCTCTTCGCTTGGCAAAGAAACTGAAGTAACAGAAGTCTCTTGAGTTACATCGCTTGAAATTCTTTGAATAGTTTGAACGATAATCTCTCTCGCTTTTCTTTCTCCCGTTTCTATAGCGTTTTTTTCTATATTATCGACTATTTTTGCCGCAGATTTTTTAGCGTCTTCTTCTATGCCTTTAATTAAAGCGTTTTTAGCTTCTTCTGCGGAAAAGCCCGATATTTTTTCTAACTCTTTTCTCTCTTCTTCTATTATTCTTTCTAATTTTTCCTCTTTTTCTTTTATTTGTTTCATTTTATTCTCAATATTGCGTTCTTTATCTTCCAAATATTGAGATTTTTTGTCTATATTTGCCTCTCGTTGTAGCACTCTGTTTTCCAATTTTTGAATCTCAGCTCTTCTATCTCTGTTTTCATTTTCTAATTTATGCCTCTCTTTCTGTATTTCAGAATTAGCCGAAGATATCGCATGTTTTCTTTCGCTCTCGGCTTTTTCTTTTGCCTCTTGAATTATTTTATGTTTTCTTAATTCCGCAGAGTTAGCGTCCATCTTCGCCATTACAAAGCGGATTAAATATCCTAAAACAATACCGACTACAACAGAGGTGATAATAATCATAATTGATGCATTCATCTTTTCACCTCATTAATTTTATATTTTATATATTATAAAAATAACATATATTTTATATAAAGTCAATAAGATTATATGATATTTTTTAAATTTTTTATAATTTAGATGTAAAATGAAGAAAATAATGGAATTTTAGATATAAATTAGAAATAAATTCATAATAATAAATTTTATTCTTTTTATAATAAATTGACAATTTTTTCCTTATCTTTGTCATTGCGAACCGAACAGAGTGGGGCGTGGCAATCCACATTTAAGTAAGAAAGTTAATTTTAGAAATTTAGTCTCATTAATAAATGAATTTTATTAAAAGTAAATTACTTCAGACAAAGCCCCCAAGATTACTATATTTTTACGAAATTAAAAAATTAAAAAATCATATAAATAATACTTTACAATTTTCATTATTCATAGTATATTAAATTAATTAATTTTATAATTTTAATTTATTTAATAAAAAAAGGAGATATTATTTAATGTCTAATATAAATAAAAAATACGCGATTCTTTCGTCAATAATAGTAATTCTTGCGGTTATTTTAGTATTAACTATATTATTAAAAAATAGAGGTTATTCGCTTCCGACTTTAAAAGCTATTAATTCCAATATAAGCGAAATAAAAATTAATAGAGGAACAAACGAAACTTTATCTATAAAATTAAACGAAGGAAAATGGATTTTAAACGAAGAATATATTGCCGATTCGGATATTATCGAAAGTATGACAAACGCTCTTAATTTGATTAAGCCCGTTGAGATAATTTCAAGAGGCGAAGACGATAAAGAAAAATACAAACTTTTAGAAGAAGAATTATTAACCGTTATAGCTATAGACAATTCTTTAAAAGAATTAAGAAATATAAAATTCGGAATGAAAGCCACGCTCGGAAATAATGTTTACGCTCAAATCGATAAAGATAAAAATATATATTTGCTTGGAAATTTATCTTCAAATCCTAAAGATATATTCGATAAAAGCGAAGACGATATTATAAATAAAACTATTTCGTCTATAAGAAACGACAAAATAAATAAAATTACCGTTTCGTATAATAATAAAGATTATACTTTAGAAAAATCGGAATCTATAAATTGGTTAAAAGTTTGGAATAATTCAACCGTAAAAGTTGACGATTTATATAGCCCAATATATACGATAGCAAATTTTAAAGCGGACGGATTGATAAGAGAAAATTTAGATAAAAATTTAGCTTTATATAAAATTGAAATATTTGCAGACAACGATTTTGTTTTATACGAAATTTTAAATAAAAATAATAATTATGAAGTTTCGCTTTCAAACGACAATAACAGATATTATATAAACGATGCGACATTTAGCAATTTAAAAGAAGCGATAGACAATATTATAAAATAAAAATTTAATTCATATCGATTCTATCTAAAATACTTCTTGCCAAAGAACGAGAATCCGCGTTTTCTATATCGCTTGCCAAAGAAATTCCATAAGTTATTCTTGTTATTTTTCCGTTAAAATTATTATTTCTTAAAGTTTTGTATATAAAAGACGCCGTAGTATCCGCTTCCAAAGACGCGCTGAAAGCTATTATTATTTCGTCTATATTATCGTTTATTCTTCCAACAAGTTCTTTTATTCTTATATCGCTTATTCCTATTCCTTTAATCGGCTCTATCAAGCCGCCCAAAACATGATAGATTCCGTTATATTCTTCCGTTTTTTCAATAGCCAATATATCGGGATAGGATTCCACTATGCATATTTTTTTTTTATCTCTTTTTTCGCTTAAACATATAGGACAAATATTATTTTCGCTTAAAGAATAACATTCTTCGCATAATTTAATATTTTCATGCAAAGTCGATAACGATTTTGAAAATTCTTCCAAATATTCTTTATCGCTTTCAAATAAATATAAAGCGAGTCTCATTGCAGTTCTTCCGCCGATTCCAGGAAGCCTAGATATTATTTGAGTAAGTTTTTCTAAAGAAGGAGTTATATTCAAAATTAATCTCTTTTGTCTTCTTCGTCTTTCTCTAATTCGTCCATCATACTATTAACTTTCGACATAATCTCTGGACTTATAGAATCTAAAGAAAAACTTAAAATTGGCTTTCCGTTTTCAAATCTAACCGAAGACATTTTTGCAAGGTCGCCGAAAACTTTATTTAAATCTTGAGCGTCAAATTTAATTTTATCGTTAGAGCTATGATTTAATTCTTTTATTTTAGAAATAGCTTCGTTTACGCTTGAAGTTAACATCTCTTCCAAAAGTTCTTTCTGTTCTTTAGTTAAAAGGCTTTCGTCTATAGTTAAATCCGTAATATTATAAGATTTATCTATTGTTAAAGATATAAGATTTCCTGGCGAACTATGTTTAATTGTGTTATCGCTCATTTAATACTCCTGATATTAATAATAAAATAATATATATCTTTTTTCATTATTTTTCAATTATAAATATTTGTATTTTTTATTTAATTAAAATAAACAATTGACATATTTTTTTAATACTATAATATACTCATTATAAAATTATTAAAGGAGTTTTAAAATGAAATATTTAAGAAAAATTTTTACAACAATAGCATTAATGACAATTTTTAGCGTTTCGGTTTTTGCAAAAAGCGGTTTTGAATTCCACTATAACGCTTTGCTTGGAGTCGGAGTTAGTTTTCCAACGACAAGTATGAAAGACATGGGATTTAAAAACGATATAGGATTTGACGGGACAGGTTTATTTCAAATTGGATATATGCGTCAAGTTAAAGAAGGTTTTGGAATAAGCTATTTATTAGAATTGGGTTATAATTTCAGCTCTTATACCATTTCTGGAAAACCAGATTTTAATAGCATAGTTTCGGATGCATTAAACGAAATGTTTGGCATAAATATTAATCCTAATCAAGTGGGAATGCCTAACGATATTTCGGTAGCTCTCGATTTTACTTTTTATAATATTCAAGTCGGTTTATTTCCTAAATTCAATTTCGGAAATTTTTCAATCGGAATCGGCGGAGGAATCAAAATCCCTGTGATTGGCGAAATGTCTGTAACCGCAACCGCTATCAATGTCGAAGAAACTCAAAAATTAAGCAGAACCGATATAGCGGATATGTTCAATCCTCCAATTTTCGGATATGTAAAAACTTCTTTAGCTTATTCGTTTTATCTTACCGATAAAGTCGCTCTCGATGTGGGATTATATTTGAGCTACGATATTATGCAATTTATAAACGAAGGAGGAAAAGACGAATACGGCGGAACTCTCAATACAGGAATAATATTCGGACTTAAATTTGGAGGAAAAGTCGATTAATCATAAATAAATAATTTAAAATAAAAACGGGCGGGAATTAATCTCATCCGTTTTATTATTTATTTAAATGCGATTAAAATTAAACATTAATTACAGAATTTACTCTTTCATCCGTTATAGCTTTTGTCGGGCATTTAGCTATGCTTTCGTCAGTAAGGCAATAATCTTCATAGTTAACTATAGCAAGATAATTATCTATTTTCATTCCGCCTTCTTTTGTCGCTTTAACGCAAATGCTACATCCAATGCATGCTCTATCGCATGATTTTTTGGCTATAGGACCTTTATCTTTAGATTTGCAATAAACATGATATTTTTGAGAGACAGGATGAATCTCTATAAGTTTTTGAGGACAGGCTTTAACGCATGCATTACAAGAAACGCATTTATCTTCCACTATAATTG
Protein-coding regions in this window:
- a CDS encoding mannose-1-phosphate guanylyltransferase: MKKSVLIMAGGIGERLWPLSRENKPKQFLRIGDNKSLIEKTISRALKITNEENIFIITGIRYKNAFNKYIPSFKEENIIYEPLGRDTAAAVTLGVLTIKERIGNSIIAILPADPIIKEEDLFTKTLEEAVEVTSKTKKTVIIGIKPNRAETGYGYIKLIDNIKDNEFKVERFVEKPNLENAKKFLEDGNYLWNSGMFIWDIESVLEAVKSLMPDTYNKVIEAFNNIRNKEKLHLAKGIFAKIEKISFDFGIMEKLKDIICIKAEFFWDDLGAFSALGRIYKKDKDNNVIIGNAYIKESKNNIIINDDKDFITVDGINNLTIVKSNGALLIYSDNKDSKIKEILKDIREKEELKDNRKFL
- a CDS encoding TIGR00282 family metallophosphoesterase, encoding MSVKNILCLGDIIGITGRYAVRRHLEEIKLEHDIDFVIANGENAANGIGITRDTAAELFNSGVNVLTSGNHIWNNRDVFALIGFENRLLRPYNYPNESPGLGYYIYDIFDCKIGVINLMGRTFMDALDCPFKKSNIAIKHIKEKTNIIFIDFHAEATAEKIAFSYYLEGQVSCIFGTHTHVQTADEKILSSFTAYISDLGMCGSYDSVIGMKKEAAVSRFVSKIPHRFEVETTSPMINGIIVQVDIDSGRALSIKRINTVYYNDEVERL
- the rny gene encoding ribonuclease Y, producing MNASIMIIITSVVVGIVLGYLIRFVMAKMDANSAELRKHKIIQEAKEKAESERKHAISSANSEIQKERHKLENENRDRRAEIQKLENRVLQREANIDKKSQYLEDKERNIENKMKQIKEKEEKLERIIEEERKELEKISGFSAEEAKNALIKGIEEDAKKSAAKIVDNIEKNAIETGERKAREIIVQTIQRISSDVTQETSVTSVSLPSEEMKGRIIGREGRNIRMLETLTGVDIIIDDTPEAVVISCFDPVRKHIAKVSLEKLILDGRIHPARIEEVVEKTRKEVEDSIISAGENAIADLNLTAMHHELVRHMGRLQYRTSYGQNMLLHSKEVANIAAMIAAEIGADVEMAKRGAFLHDIGKAIEVEGEGSHAMSGADLAKRCGEKEEIVNSIRAHHNDVGTQTVEAVIVKAADAISAARPGARMESFENYIKRLDNLEKIADSIDGVEKSFAIQAGRELRVMAKSDIVDDAQAKQIARDIAKRIEDELKYPGVIRVTVIRETRAVEVAR
- a CDS encoding DUF4340 domain-containing protein, whose amino-acid sequence is MSNINKKYAILSSIIVILAVILVLTILLKNRGYSLPTLKAINSNISEIKINRGTNETLSIKLNEGKWILNEEYIADSDIIESMTNALNLIKPVEIISRGEDDKEKYKLLEEELLTVIAIDNSLKELRNIKFGMKATLGNNVYAQIDKDKNIYLLGNLSSNPKDIFDKSEDDIINKTISSIRNDKINKITVSYNNKDYTLEKSESINWLKVWNNSTVKVDDLYSPIYTIANFKADGLIRENLDKNLALYKIEIFADNDFVLYEILNKNNNYEVSLSNDNNRYYINDATFSNLKEAIDNIIK
- the recR gene encoding recombination mediator RecR, with translation MNITPSLEKLTQIISRLPGIGGRTAMRLALYLFESDKEYLEEFSKSLSTLHENIKLCEECYSLSENNICPICLSEKRDKKKICIVESYPDILAIEKTEEYNGIYHVLGGLIEPIKGIGISDIRIKELVGRINDNIDEIIIAFSASLEADTTASFIYKTLRNNNFNGKITRITYGISLASDIENADSRSLARSILDRIDMN
- a CDS encoding YbaB/EbfC family nucleoid-associated protein produces the protein MSDNTIKHSSPGNLISLTIDKSYNITDLTIDESLLTKEQKELLEEMLTSSVNEAISKIKELNHSSNDKIKFDAQDLNKVFGDLAKMSSVRFENGKPILSFSLDSISPEIMSKVNSMMDELEKDEEDKRD